The bacterium DNA segment TCCGCTGTCCGAAATTACGGTTTGCTATGGTTTGATGAGGACCACGCGGCCTTTTTGCATCACCGCCACGGGGTTGTTTAACGCTCGATGAACTCGCAAGGCTCTGGCAACAGCTTTGCGAAGCAACTTTTCCACTTCCTTAGCATCATTCACGAGAAACTCGTCGGATAAGCGGCGCCGCCGATGTCTTACTTTCCTGTTTCCTGAATGATTCGCCATAATTCCTTCTTGAAGATTTTCGTTTTCTGTTTTTTGCCACCGGCCGCAATCAAGACCGGCTCCTTGCCACTATTATCGTAAATCGCCCATGTGTTTGCCAGAGGAAGATAGAGATTCAAGAAGTTCTTAATTCCTCGAGTGTATCTCCTGCGGATCATAGCTTCCGGAACATCGTGGCCACCTGCCTTGACTCTTTCTCGAACCCTTTGAATAGCAAGGTCGGTCGATTCAAGCCAAAGAAAAATCAGATAGAACCGATATCCCTTTTCTTGAAGTTGTTCTATCCAACGAGCATAGGATTGGCTTGCCAATGTACTTTCGAAGGCAATATCTTTCTGATCGTTTGCTAAAGCATGAAGTCGCTTTAACATCGACCGGCCTGCTTCGAAAGCTACAGTTTCTGGACGAAAAGCCGAAAGGCCTTGTGCTATCGAATCCGCATTGACAAACTCAACTTTTCTGAACTTCCCTTTCAAGAGGGTCGGTGCAATCGTGGATTTACCTGCTCCATTCGGGCCGGCAATTAGAACAAGCTGTGGTTTCATCTGGGAAATAAATTACCCAGGTCTTTGATGAATTCCTGGAGGTATTTATCGAATACGTCGCGGGAACTAGCGTATTCCTTGTTTTCACGCATAGATGTCTTTCCCATCCAATTCTTGCACTAGCTCTGCAAGATAGAGGATAAACGGATCATTGTTCTTGTCGATTACTGGAAATTCCTAACACCTGATCCCGGATACTGGCAGCCAATTCTTTCTCACGTTTGTCCAGCTGTGACAATTCCAAATAACTTTGCAGCGGCGATGACCAGGGCAGCCGTTCAGATTCTCGGACGTCAAAGTAAGGAAATGAATCGTCTGTTTCATAGACTACTGTGTTGAAGAATCTTTCGTCTTCATAACGGATGAGAGAACCGGTATTCGTAACGTAAATTTCGTATGATTTGGCCGGTGTCGTCACAGCGTAACGCTCCGCAGAACTCTTGCCGGTAAAAATCCACCGCGAGGATTTAGGGATCAAGTTGTTAATCTCTTTAAGCCCGCGAGCTGGAGATGAAAGTTTGATTTTCAAAATGTTCGAAATTCTGGGTGGGCGATACTTGTCCTGAAGATTGCGAAGCAATTTATCGGATTGAACCAAAGTGATTCTTTTTTTGTTTCTTTCGATGATCAACTCATTTTCCATGACTTTCAGTACTTTGGAGATTGCCGAAAGCGATAGTCTTCCACCAAGCTGTTTTATC contains these protein-coding regions:
- a CDS encoding zeta toxin family protein — protein: MKPQLVLIAGPNGAGKSTIAPTLLKGKFRKVEFVNADSIAQGLSAFRPETVAFEAGRSMLKRLHALANDQKDIAFESTLASQSYARWIEQLQEKGYRFYLIFLWLESTDLAIQRVRERVKAGGHDVPEAMIRRRYTRGIKNFLNLYLPLANTWAIYDNSGKEPVLIAAGGKKQKTKIFKKELWRIIQETGK